Proteins encoded in a region of the Zea mays cultivar B73 chromosome 4, Zm-B73-REFERENCE-NAM-5.0, whole genome shotgun sequence genome:
- the LOC103653121 gene encoding uncharacterized protein: protein MACRLRSASMPSSPHSRETNVEEQILCLKAAISLPSVTVETVFDDLSKLGSIYNHIDALTCLPRSQRKAVEEEVEHSLVLLDLCSIVQESFVELKACVQEIQLALKRGDHTAAHTKIQCYVRSAKKAQKLFKKVNKKTVSDIEGCWVINLVAGAREIAALILESTLHLLSKQIVVTSSSKWSLVSKSFRKKCVICEAEQLQGLELDIVELESRVGTLFRKLIQSRVSLLNALSL, encoded by the coding sequence ATGGCTTGCCGCCTGAGATCGGCTAGCATGCCTTCGAGCCCTCATTCCAGGGAGACCAATGTTGAGGAACAGATTCTATGCCTGAAAGCAGCCATCTCTCTGCCTTCAGTGACTGTCGAAACCGTATTCGATGATCTGAGCAAGCTCGGGAGCATCTACAACCACATCGACGCACTCACATGCTTGCCCAGGAGCCAGAGGAAGGCAGTGGAGGAGGAGGTTGAGCACTCCCTCGTCCTGCTCGACCTCTGCAGCATTGTGCAAGAGAGCTTTGTTGAACTCAAGGCCTGTGTCCAGGAGATACAGTTGGCTCTGAAACGAGGTGATCACACAGCTGCCCATACCAAGATTCAGTGCTATGTGCGCTCGGCCAAGAAGGCACAGAAGCTGTTCAAGAAGGTCAACAAGAAGACTGTCTCTGACATCGAAGGATGCTGGGTGATCAATCTGGTTGCTGGAGCGAGGGAGATTGCTGCGTTGATCCTTGAATCGACATTGCATCTCCTGTCAAAGCAAATTGTGGTCACAAGTTCTAGCAAGTGGTCACTTGTTTCCAAGTCATTCCGAAAGAAGTGTGTCATATGTGAGGCAGAACAATTGCAAGGGTTGGAGCTGGACATTGTTGAACTTGAGAGCAGAGTAGGGACATTGTTCAGGAAGTTGATCCAAAGCAGAGTGTCTCTTCTTAATGCTCTTAGCTTGTAG